In [Clostridium] cellulosi, one genomic interval encodes:
- a CDS encoding hypothetical protein (Family membership), with translation MFERGHSVRILISNSSGVPIYEQIAAQIAESIAKGLLKEGDALPSIRQLAKDLRVSVITTTRAYNELENKGLVTAMQGKGYFVSASDSNAIKAEYLKRIKGHLQEAVKDAKTVGINGAELQNLLKILIERESIDD, from the coding sequence ATGTTTGAAAGGGGGCACAGCGTGCGAATACTAATTTCCAACAGTTCCGGCGTGCCTATTTATGAGCAAATCGCCGCGCAAATCGCCGAATCCATCGCAAAAGGGCTGCTAAAAGAAGGCGATGCGCTCCCGTCGATAAGGCAGCTTGCAAAGGATTTGAGGGTGAGCGTAATAACTACAACGAGGGCATACAATGAGCTTGAAAACAAAGGCCTTGTTACAGCGATGCAGGGAAAGGGCTATTTTGTCTCGGCATCGGATTCAAATGCAATAAAAGCAGAATACTTAAAAAGGATAAAAGGCCACCTCCAAGAGGCGGTGAAGGATGCTAAAACAGTTGGGATTAACGGTGCTGAACTTCAGAATTTGTTGAAAATATTAATAGAAAGGGAGAGCATTGATGACTGA
- a CDS encoding hypothetical protein (Family membership) yields the protein MKRYNYILFDLDGTILDTKPGVLGSVKKALKELSFPIPSDERLEGFMGPPLDKGFSEVCGLDAETTKIATNIFRRYYENGEMFNAKPYDGIPELLADLKEAGCRLFVATSKYELFAQIVIKHFGLDRYFDAIAGAPKNISIPWLKKDSINKALEGISDVNRDNTIIVGDRKYDAAGAKSAGISSVGVLFGYGKLDELEASGFDKIVEDIAALRNYLLPDIVGKER from the coding sequence TTGAAGCGCTATAACTACATTCTTTTCGATCTTGACGGAACAATTCTTGACACAAAACCAGGAGTTCTCGGAAGTGTAAAAAAAGCTTTAAAAGAACTTTCTTTTCCGATTCCAAGTGACGAGCGGCTTGAGGGCTTCATGGGCCCGCCGCTTGACAAAGGCTTTTCTGAAGTATGCGGCCTTGACGCTGAAACTACAAAAATAGCCACAAATATTTTCCGCCGTTATTATGAGAACGGAGAGATGTTCAACGCAAAGCCCTATGACGGCATACCAGAACTTTTAGCCGACCTGAAAGAAGCGGGCTGCCGCCTCTTCGTTGCAACGTCAAAGTATGAGCTTTTTGCACAGATTGTTATAAAGCATTTTGGTCTTGACCGCTATTTCGACGCCATTGCAGGGGCGCCGAAAAACATCAGCATTCCCTGGTTGAAAAAAGACTCCATTAATAAGGCACTTGAGGGAATCAGCGACGTAAACCGTGATAATACCATTATTGTCGGCGACAGAAAATATGATGCCGCTGGCGCAAAATCTGCCGGAATAAGTTCTGTTGGCGTTCTTTTTGGCTATGGTAAATTAGATGAGCTTGAGGCCAGCGGCTTTGACAAGATTGTCGAAGATATTGCCGCTCTGAGAAACTATTTATTGCCGGACATTGTCGGAAAAGAGCGATAA
- a CDS encoding hypothetical protein (Family membership) gives MKICPKCGKQCGDNYLFCDSCGCRLDQESAAEQTKNDGSTENSAQSQASFTSPAQNQTTASAAASTPNSNAADFNNASQQQYNPYYGTQSQSQYHSSNPGQFQGNYNTTYSNQTQGQYTNPNPYPQNPWQPNVRVEPKNNPFAIASFVLGIVGVVFMCAYFTGVIPSILAIVFGCVGRSKIKASEGREKGLGFTTAGITLGIVALVLMVLLIILTAIGIITLSAMGSSFDKISDIDDLRIHNLWLIKF, from the coding sequence ATGAAAATTTGTCCTAAGTGCGGCAAGCAGTGTGGAGACAATTATCTATTCTGCGATTCATGCGGCTGCAGGCTCGACCAAGAAAGCGCTGCCGAACAAACGAAAAACGATGGCAGCACTGAAAACTCAGCCCAAAGTCAAGCCAGCTTTACAAGCCCGGCGCAAAATCAAACAACCGCTTCTGCGGCGGCATCAACTCCGAATTCAAATGCCGCCGATTTTAACAATGCTTCGCAGCAACAATATAATCCATATTATGGCACCCAATCTCAAAGCCAGTACCATTCTTCCAACCCCGGTCAGTTCCAGGGAAACTACAATACAACCTATTCAAATCAAACTCAAGGACAATATACCAATCCTAATCCCTATCCCCAAAACCCATGGCAACCTAATGTCCGTGTTGAACCCAAAAATAATCCATTTGCAATTGCTTCCTTTGTTCTCGGCATTGTTGGCGTTGTTTTTATGTGCGCCTATTTTACCGGTGTAATACCGTCTATCCTGGCTATCGTTTTCGGCTGTGTCGGCCGTTCCAAAATCAAAGCTTCCGAAGGAAGGGAAAAAGGTCTGGGATTTACAACCGCAGGCATAACCCTTGGCATCGTCGCCCTTGTATTAATGGTTCTGCTAATTATTCTGACGGCGATAGGTATTATTACATTATCAGCAATGGGAAGCAGCTTCGACAAAATTTCGGATATCGACGATTTGCGCATACATAATTTGTGGTTAATTAAATTTTAA
- a CDS encoding hypothetical protein (Family membership), with protein sequence MKQCPKCNYVCGDDDVVCKNCGYLFSSQNNEQAQGENAQPQQPGFNSQPQQPSFNAQPSFNAQPQPGFGSNYNPPETTDGKSIVSFIFGIIALVTSCCVVGGIFGIVSLILGIISNKNAPKTGSSKTKGFAIAGIVLSIVAILISIYMIVSLAAFGFDKFIDIIQHPERYEDYTYRYKIS encoded by the coding sequence GTGAAACAGTGTCCAAAATGTAATTATGTCTGCGGAGACGATGATGTCGTCTGCAAAAACTGTGGTTATCTGTTCTCAAGCCAAAACAACGAACAGGCCCAGGGGGAAAATGCCCAGCCACAACAGCCCGGCTTCAACTCCCAGCCACAGCAGCCCAGCTTTAATGCCCAGCCAAGTTTTAACGCTCAACCACAGCCCGGTTTCGGTTCAAATTACAATCCGCCCGAGACAACGGACGGAAAATCCATCGTATCCTTCATTTTTGGTATTATCGCGCTCGTTACATCCTGCTGCGTAGTTGGCGGCATATTCGGTATTGTATCACTTATTCTCGGTATTATCTCAAATAAGAACGCACCGAAAACCGGCTCGTCCAAAACAAAGGGTTTTGCAATCGCCGGTATTGTCCTTTCCATCGTAGCTATCTTAATTTCAATCTATATGATAGTCAGCCTCGCGGCATTCGGTTTCGACAAATTCATTGATATAATCCAACACCCAGAAAGATATGAAGATTACACGTACAGGTACAAGATCAGCTGA
- a CDS encoding hypothetical protein (Family membership), producing MRIKMPNLKRICALAFALIIPLSFSGCMPYQELKEESIVEGMGIDYGKNAYSVTFQINDMQQSGGSGKEDQKNNKPQIKIVQSTGASLFEAVRNANLQNGRKLLFSNIRAFVLGEEVCKDHFAELLDFMSRNDQIEPTEKILIAKGKAADILTFQENDEILPAVNIEQMAKRYIETSKIPNTELLDVLKCVASGMVDPAVTAISIENVSGMDTLMVSGTAVIHKNKLAGFLDHEQSRGFMWITGRVRGGTIQNKLPKGGTVTTEIVDSQSKITVGGDEKAPIINISVKNKTNITEFSSTVGYVIDSDFLDQLGDIQAKEVKAEIEKAIQQALYNYGADIFGFGQRIYRDKPELWRKIGKDWDKNLNNIQFRISVQSDVDHIGLTNQPTHSAKPSS from the coding sequence ATGCGAATAAAAATGCCTAATCTAAAAAGAATCTGTGCGCTTGCATTTGCACTCATAATACCGCTCAGCTTTTCTGGCTGTATGCCGTACCAGGAACTTAAAGAAGAGTCAATAGTAGAAGGTATGGGCATTGATTACGGAAAGAACGCGTATAGTGTAACATTTCAGATAAACGATATGCAGCAAAGTGGGGGAAGCGGCAAGGAAGATCAAAAAAACAACAAACCGCAGATTAAGATTGTCCAAAGCACAGGCGCATCCCTTTTTGAAGCGGTGAGAAATGCAAATTTACAGAATGGGCGAAAATTATTATTCTCAAATATCCGCGCTTTTGTCCTTGGGGAAGAGGTTTGCAAAGATCATTTTGCGGAGCTCCTTGATTTTATGTCAAGAAACGATCAAATCGAACCTACAGAAAAGATTCTTATTGCTAAAGGGAAGGCCGCTGATATCCTAACCTTTCAAGAAAATGATGAGATTCTTCCGGCTGTCAACATCGAGCAGATGGCGAAAAGGTATATTGAAACATCGAAGATTCCCAATACCGAGCTACTCGATGTACTTAAGTGTGTCGCTTCCGGGATGGTAGACCCTGCGGTTACGGCAATCTCAATAGAGAATGTCTCAGGAATGGATACTCTTATGGTGTCCGGAACAGCAGTTATTCACAAAAACAAGCTTGCCGGTTTTCTCGATCATGAACAGTCGAGAGGGTTTATGTGGATTACTGGACGCGTCAGAGGTGGCACTATTCAAAACAAGCTGCCTAAGGGTGGAACGGTTACCACCGAAATTGTGGACAGCCAAAGCAAGATAACGGTCGGCGGCGATGAGAAAGCGCCAATCATAAATATATCAGTAAAAAATAAGACTAACATCACAGAATTTAGTTCTACTGTAGGGTATGTTATCGACAGTGATTTCTTAGACCAGCTTGGGGATATTCAGGCGAAAGAGGTAAAGGCGGAGATTGAAAAGGCAATACAGCAGGCGCTGTATAACTATGGTGCCGACATCTTCGGGTTCGGGCAGAGAATATATCGGGATAAACCGGAGCTTTGGCGAAAAATCGGCAAAGACTGGGACAAAAACCTAAATAATATCCAATTTAGAATCAGTGTTCAGTCGGATGTAGATCATATAGGTCTTACCAATCAGCCGACCCATTCTGCAAAACCCAGCTCATAA
- a CDS encoding putative membrane protein (Hypothetical protein), giving the protein MEKKSYISAYQAVMLLFVGRIMFSSSYQAAIQAENSFQDLLISVVITFILNFIVAIPILSLLKRYPQNDIIEGGINISGRGFGSFLAILYSLFFIFNATVIAGNFENFFTATIVSEVKAYFSGLLLIIVCLYGAVKGIESIARFGSVVAVIYILTFILIVSCLIQRIDWNELRPLLYNGPGIMLRGVIMNYNMSIQIVALGILMSNIVPGKSPFKTFAAWNILSTVIFFILELMIITVTGAYGASDIYPVRLLASIAQISVFERLDILGMIAWVLNIILTLTLYIYLAVACLLKIGLNKHRRLLIFVSGVIVLLGSLYFSSDFPILQSIMVSGYYSLINTIFIVIIPLVLLIIDTVKGKVLQNANKNA; this is encoded by the coding sequence ATGGAGAAGAAATCATATATTTCTGCTTATCAGGCCGTGATGTTGCTGTTTGTGGGAAGGATCATGTTTTCAAGCTCGTATCAAGCGGCAATCCAAGCGGAAAACTCATTCCAGGATTTATTGATTTCGGTGGTAATCACTTTCATCCTCAATTTTATTGTCGCCATACCAATACTTTCACTATTAAAGAGATATCCCCAGAATGACATCATAGAAGGGGGAATAAATATTTCCGGCAGAGGGTTCGGGAGCTTTCTGGCGATTTTGTACTCCCTCTTTTTTATTTTCAACGCCACTGTAATTGCCGGGAATTTTGAAAACTTCTTTACGGCGACAATTGTCTCAGAAGTGAAGGCGTATTTTTCAGGATTACTTCTGATTATTGTATGCCTTTATGGAGCGGTGAAGGGGATAGAATCAATTGCTCGGTTCGGCAGCGTTGTAGCGGTAATTTATATTCTGACATTTATCCTTATCGTTAGCTGTCTCATCCAAAGGATTGACTGGAATGAGCTGAGGCCGCTTCTTTATAATGGACCAGGTATAATGCTGCGTGGCGTTATAATGAATTATAATATGAGTATCCAGATTGTTGCGCTTGGTATACTCATGTCAAACATTGTCCCCGGAAAGAGTCCCTTCAAAACCTTTGCGGCATGGAATATATTATCAACGGTTATATTCTTCATTTTGGAACTGATGATAATTACAGTAACCGGGGCTTATGGGGCAAGCGATATTTATCCAGTACGCCTGCTTGCATCAATTGCACAGATAAGTGTTTTTGAAAGGCTGGATATCTTGGGTATGATCGCTTGGGTATTGAATATAATTTTGACTCTGACATTATATATTTACCTTGCTGTGGCATGTTTGCTAAAAATCGGGCTTAATAAGCACAGACGCCTTTTGATATTTGTTTCAGGTGTCATTGTTTTATTAGGTTCGTTGTATTTTTCAAGCGATTTCCCCATTTTGCAGAGCATAATGGTGAGCGGCTATTACAGTTTGATAAACACTATATTTATCGTTATCATTCCGCTTGTGCTTCTTATTATCGACACAGTAAAGGGAAAGGTGCTCCAAAATGCGAATAAAAATGCCTAA
- a CDS encoding GerA spore germination protein (High confidence in function and specificity), producing the protein MAVSAKSILKYFASKFSEIGTVKKSSPEAGSATEYTQLKRSLLDNMTYLQGEFDGCADFVSKELTTCNRKAIIISIDNMVDKLTLTQSVLTPLSKAEPPMGLMTDDDIFNWFRDSLLSSADEKEVFSFEEVESHIMSGYAVFLMDGVNRGLAFGLQGFKYRSIDEPNQETALRGSREGFVEPLRINMMLVRRRIKNPNLKFEIYKVGNESKTEICLTYINGVVEEEILNEVRHRIKTINIDTVFASGYIQKNFHDCPYSIFSTVGTTERPDTFCGRINEGRIGIIVDNTPLALTMPFLFIDNFQNMDDYVVGPYYATFTRILKYLAFFTSILVPGLYVAIGSFHQAFLPSQLLYTLAQAEEATPFPLVFEALLMQIVYEMVREAGLRLPKQIGFAINIVGALIIGESAVSAGLIGAPMVIIVAITATTTLIIPTLYESGVVLRFVFIILAGMAGMYGIILGIAFLGFHLTSIKSYEVPYTAPISPFNARAMRDVVVRVPWTILSKRKIAAQDMPGSNVDKTQS; encoded by the coding sequence GTGGCTGTTTCAGCGAAATCAATCCTAAAATATTTCGCGTCAAAATTCAGCGAAATAGGCACTGTCAAAAAATCATCACCTGAGGCGGGGAGCGCCACTGAATATACGCAGCTCAAGCGCAGTCTTCTCGACAATATGACGTATTTGCAGGGCGAATTTGACGGGTGTGCTGATTTTGTCAGCAAGGAACTTACTACATGCAATAGAAAGGCAATTATAATCAGTATTGACAACATGGTCGACAAACTCACGCTGACACAAAGCGTGCTTACCCCTTTGAGCAAAGCCGAACCGCCTATGGGGCTGATGACCGATGATGATATTTTTAACTGGTTTAGGGATTCCCTGTTGTCGTCTGCCGATGAGAAAGAGGTATTTTCCTTTGAAGAAGTAGAAAGCCACATCATGTCCGGATATGCTGTCTTTTTGATGGACGGGGTCAACAGGGGACTTGCGTTCGGACTTCAGGGATTCAAATACAGATCCATAGATGAACCTAATCAGGAGACAGCGCTAAGGGGCTCACGCGAGGGATTCGTGGAGCCGCTGAGAATAAATATGATGTTGGTGCGCCGCCGCATAAAAAACCCTAATCTCAAATTTGAAATTTACAAAGTGGGTAATGAATCAAAAACTGAAATTTGCCTGACGTATATAAACGGCGTAGTTGAAGAAGAAATCTTAAATGAAGTGAGACACCGTATCAAGACGATTAATATAGATACGGTTTTTGCGTCGGGGTATATACAGAAAAATTTTCACGATTGCCCCTATTCAATATTCTCAACCGTTGGAACAACGGAACGACCTGATACATTCTGCGGGCGGATTAACGAAGGGCGTATCGGCATAATTGTTGATAATACACCTCTTGCGCTCACTATGCCCTTTCTATTTATTGATAATTTTCAGAATATGGACGACTATGTGGTCGGCCCCTATTATGCAACCTTTACACGCATTTTAAAATACCTGGCATTCTTTACGTCAATCCTGGTTCCTGGACTCTATGTAGCTATCGGCAGTTTCCACCAGGCATTCCTTCCGTCACAGCTTCTCTATACGCTGGCACAGGCGGAAGAGGCGACACCATTCCCGTTAGTTTTTGAGGCGCTGCTGATGCAGATTGTCTATGAGATGGTGCGGGAAGCCGGACTTAGGCTTCCGAAACAAATCGGATTTGCTATCAATATAGTCGGCGCGCTCATCATAGGCGAGTCCGCTGTTTCGGCGGGGCTCATTGGAGCGCCTATGGTTATTATTGTCGCAATAACAGCCACTACGACCCTTATTATACCGACTCTTTATGAAAGCGGCGTTGTTTTGCGGTTTGTGTTTATAATCCTCGCCGGAATGGCTGGTATGTACGGTATAATACTTGGAATCGCATTTTTAGGATTTCACTTAACCTCGATTAAATCCTATGAAGTGCCGTATACTGCGCCGATTTCACCGTTCAATGCGCGCGCAATGAGGGATGTCGTCGTAAGGGTGCCATGGACTATACTGTCGAAGCGAAAGATTGCGGCCCAGGATATGCCGGGTTCAAACGTAGACAAAACTCAAAGCTGA
- the glyQS gene encoding Glycine-tRNA ligase (High confidence in function and specificity) yields MLANTEKSMDKLVALCKNRGFVYPGSEIYGGLANAWDYGPLGVEFKNNIKKAWWQKFIQESPYNVGLDSAILMNPEVWVASGHVGGFSDPLMDCRDCKTRHRADKLIEDQAGIIADGWSFEKMTEFIKEKGIKCPNCGSTNFTDIRSFNLMFKTFQGVTEDAKSEIYLRPETAQGIFVNFANIARTTRKKIPFGVGQIGKSFRNEITPGNFIFRIREFEQMELEFFCKPGTDLEWFKYWKDFCENFLLSLGMNKENMRLRDHDKAELSFYSKATTDIEYLFPFGWGELWGIADRTDYDLTQHINHSGKTLDYFDQETNERYVPYVIEPSLGVERVALAFLVDAYDEEEIGEGDKRIVMHFHPALAPFKACVLPLSKKLNDSALKIYDELRKHFMVTYDDAGSIGKRYRRQDEIGTPFCITYDFDSENDGCVTIRDRDSMQQQRVPIDSVASFISEKLKF; encoded by the coding sequence ATGCTCGCAAACACTGAAAAAAGTATGGACAAGCTCGTCGCACTTTGTAAAAACAGGGGCTTTGTCTATCCAGGCTCTGAAATATACGGCGGTCTCGCAAACGCATGGGATTATGGCCCTCTCGGCGTTGAATTCAAAAACAATATAAAGAAGGCATGGTGGCAGAAATTCATACAGGAATCGCCTTATAATGTCGGCCTCGACTCTGCAATACTTATGAACCCGGAAGTCTGGGTAGCTTCCGGCCATGTGGGCGGTTTCAGCGATCCTCTGATGGATTGCCGTGACTGCAAAACCCGTCACCGCGCGGATAAACTGATCGAGGATCAGGCTGGTATCATAGCCGATGGCTGGAGCTTTGAAAAGATGACGGAGTTTATCAAGGAAAAGGGCATAAAGTGCCCGAACTGCGGCTCCACAAATTTCACTGACATTCGCAGTTTCAACCTTATGTTCAAAACATTCCAGGGCGTAACAGAGGATGCGAAATCGGAAATTTACCTGCGTCCTGAGACTGCACAGGGCATTTTCGTGAACTTTGCGAACATTGCAAGAACAACCCGTAAAAAAATACCTTTCGGAGTCGGACAGATAGGAAAATCTTTCAGGAATGAAATTACCCCGGGCAACTTCATCTTCCGTATCCGCGAATTTGAGCAGATGGAGCTTGAGTTTTTCTGCAAGCCCGGCACCGACCTTGAATGGTTCAAATACTGGAAAGACTTCTGCGAAAACTTCTTGCTCAGTCTCGGCATGAATAAAGAGAATATGCGCCTGAGGGACCATGACAAGGCGGAGCTGTCCTTCTACTCCAAAGCGACTACGGATATCGAATATCTGTTCCCGTTCGGCTGGGGCGAGCTGTGGGGTATAGCGGATCGTACCGACTACGACCTTACCCAGCACATCAATCACAGCGGCAAGACGCTCGACTACTTCGACCAAGAGACCAATGAGCGTTATGTGCCGTATGTCATAGAGCCCTCCCTTGGTGTCGAACGCGTCGCACTTGCCTTCCTGGTGGACGCCTATGACGAGGAAGAAATCGGTGAGGGAGACAAAAGAATCGTTATGCACTTTCATCCTGCACTTGCGCCGTTCAAGGCATGTGTGCTTCCATTGTCCAAAAAGTTGAACGACAGCGCCTTAAAGATTTATGATGAACTGAGAAAGCACTTTATGGTCACCTATGACGACGCAGGTTCTATTGGGAAACGGTATCGCCGGCAGGACGAAATCGGTACGCCTTTCTGCATTACTTATGATTTTGATTCAGAGAATGACGGCTGCGTGACTATACGCGACCGCGATTCAATGCAGCAGCAACGCGTTCCGATAGATTCAGTTGCGTCATTCATTAGTGAAAAACTGAAATTTTAA
- a CDS encoding hypothetical protein (Family membership) — protein sequence MRSPSPEKDRTERYLITYADLMNLLLILFIVLFCTTSHDIVKTSAVMQAIKSGFVGGGQAAYTSSTSSKNGSENNAKASTNADDYSDFYNQLIALLSERQILDKVDITAKNNEVVISLKDNVLFAPGKADLSSDAVSLLTTMGNLIKNIKFGQIAIEGHTDSDPIHTYQFHDNRELSLARAYRVSKVFEDCGLDPKKILPVGYGEYFPVAPNTTPENKAKNRRVVISILKRGITPADEVISTDDIKKLNNSSSSSSTTSSTSSTSSTSSTSSTSSTSSTTSSSGISSNTSSTP from the coding sequence GTGCGCAGTCCGTCGCCTGAAAAAGATAGAACTGAAAGATATCTGATTACGTATGCAGATTTGATGAATCTGCTTCTTATCTTATTTATTGTCTTATTCTGTACCACAAGTCATGATATTGTCAAAACAAGTGCTGTAATGCAGGCTATCAAAAGTGGATTTGTCGGAGGCGGACAGGCTGCTTATACCTCGTCCACATCCTCAAAGAATGGCAGTGAAAACAATGCAAAGGCCTCTACTAATGCCGACGACTATTCTGATTTCTATAATCAACTTATTGCTCTTTTGAGTGAGCGGCAAATACTGGACAAAGTTGATATAACTGCCAAAAACAACGAGGTTGTTATTTCACTGAAAGACAACGTGCTGTTTGCTCCCGGCAAAGCGGATCTGAGCAGTGACGCGGTTAGCTTGCTTACAACCATGGGCAATCTCATTAAAAATATCAAGTTCGGACAGATTGCAATTGAAGGGCATACGGATTCAGACCCTATACATACTTATCAATTCCATGACAACCGCGAGCTGAGCTTGGCGCGTGCCTACAGGGTATCAAAGGTGTTTGAAGACTGCGGCTTGGACCCCAAAAAGATATTGCCTGTAGGATACGGTGAATACTTCCCCGTGGCTCCCAATACAACACCTGAGAACAAGGCGAAAAACCGCCGGGTTGTCATATCCATTTTGAAGAGGGGTATTACTCCAGCAGATGAAGTAATTTCAACAGATGATATTAAGAAGTTAAATAACAGTTCATCGTCTTCTTCAACGACTTCATCCACTTCTTCTACTTCCTCTACTTCTTCTACTTCTTCTACTTCTTCTACTTCATCAACTACTTCTTCATCCGGAATTTCATCGAACACATCTTCAACACCTTGA
- a CDS encoding MotA/TolQ/ExbB proton channel (High confidence in function and specificity), which produces MNILLILGLIISFGGILLGFILENGQLYMLVKQISPFLIVFGGTFGIALIAFPFRNIKRIPGALKLILLPKKHNYAALVDLLCDIANKARRDGLLSLEAEAERLSDPFIKKGLGYIADGVDPEFLKKVLYNEIESHYKRYEDAAKVFESMGGTAPTMGVLGTVMAMVTVLSGGTEDTNRLVKDIATAFLATFYGIGSANLLWLPIGSQIKVVAEQESDYMEVIVEGLMAIQAGEPSSRLKDRLYAKIGEIKNGTSKPVSQGF; this is translated from the coding sequence ATGAATATATTGCTTATTCTCGGCCTTATTATTTCATTTGGCGGGATTCTGTTAGGTTTCATACTGGAAAACGGACAATTATACATGCTGGTAAAGCAGATTTCACCGTTTCTGATCGTATTTGGCGGAACTTTCGGTATCGCGCTTATCGCGTTCCCTTTTCGCAATATCAAACGCATTCCGGGAGCTCTTAAACTGATATTGCTTCCCAAAAAGCATAACTATGCAGCACTTGTTGATTTGCTTTGCGACATAGCTAATAAGGCGAGGCGAGACGGCCTGCTTTCACTTGAGGCTGAAGCGGAAAGGCTGTCGGATCCATTTATAAAAAAAGGTCTGGGTTACATAGCTGACGGTGTTGACCCTGAGTTTTTGAAAAAGGTTCTTTACAATGAAATAGAATCACATTATAAAAGATACGAGGACGCGGCAAAGGTTTTTGAAAGCATGGGCGGTACCGCCCCGACAATGGGTGTTTTGGGAACGGTTATGGCTATGGTTACCGTTCTCTCAGGCGGAACTGAAGATACCAATAGGCTTGTTAAAGATATAGCGACGGCGTTCTTGGCGACATTCTACGGCATAGGCTCCGCAAACCTTTTGTGGCTGCCTATAGGAAGCCAGATCAAGGTTGTAGCGGAGCAGGAAAGTGACTACATGGAAGTAATAGTCGAAGGATTGATGGCCATTCAGGCCGGTGAACCTTCCTCAAGGTTGAAAGACCGTCTGTATGCCAAAATCGGCGAAATTAAGAATGGAACGTCCAAACCCGTTTCACAAGGATTTTGA
- a CDS encoding hypothetical protein (Family membership): MDELINKLLDETKDLFNAARNGDLDKIGDALKRRETTIATLKSMGGLTPHRTASQEAVIEQIFEYDKKSRAKLKELFDRHGKEVSNFTKKADGLMKYNTGQYNLMSGQLFDKRD, from the coding sequence TTGGATGAATTGATAAATAAGCTTCTCGATGAGACAAAAGACCTGTTTAATGCTGCGCGCAATGGAGATTTGGATAAAATAGGTGATGCACTGAAGCGGAGAGAAACTACTATTGCCACTTTAAAGTCAATGGGTGGTTTAACTCCGCACAGAACAGCATCTCAGGAGGCAGTCATTGAGCAGATTTTTGAATATGACAAAAAATCAAGAGCTAAGTTAAAAGAGCTTTTTGATCGTCATGGCAAAGAAGTGTCGAATTTTACAAAAAAAGCTGATGGATTAATGAAATATAACACAGGTCAGTATAATCTGATGAGCGGACAGCTTTTTGATAAACGCGATTAG